The window CATAACACTTAAGAATAAAGCACTAAAAATAAGAAACACTATTCTGTAGTTATCAAAGATTTGAATGGTTTTGAATTTACTCAATACAATACCAGAAATGTTAAACCCTAAATGAAATATAATAGGGCTCAATATAGATTTGTACCAATTGTATATAAGTGCAAGCAAGACACCTAGTATAATTGTGTAGATAGCCTGAATGATATTTCCGTGAAAAGCAGCGAATATAACAGCTTGAATAATTAATGCAACTACCACAGGTAAGTTCTTCCGAAGCTCATTATATATAATACCTCTAAAGAAAAATTCTTCAAAAATTGGGGTAACGATTCCCATAACAATTATAACAATTAAGACATTTCCTAACATTAAAGGCTCTGTAATTTCCGTGTACTGTGTAACCATATTAGAAAATCCATCTATCTGTACGACATATGATACTAATGTGGATAAAAAAAACTGCATTAATACTGCTGAAATTATGAGCAATCCTATAGTTTTCATATTAATTCTGTTAAAATTAAAATTCTTAAATATATTCTCTTTACGTATTCTGAATAAAACCCACATAAATAATACTGTGACAATATTTACAAATATTATCGTAACATATGCATATTTTTCAGAATAATTTTCAAAAT is drawn from Pseudobacteroides sp. and contains these coding sequences:
- a CDS encoding type II CAAX endopeptidase family protein, whose protein sequence is MKKIFKMVGLLAVFIGVYYFATIFVGIIIGIVLIIINLATGNIDLTINFENYSEKYAYVTIIFVNIVTVLFMWVLFRIRKENIFKNFNFNRINMKTIGLLIISAVLMQFFLSTLVSYVVQIDGFSNMVTQYTEITEPLMLGNVLIVIIVMGIVTPIFEEFFFRGIIYNELRKNLPVVVALIIQAVIFAAFHGNIIQAIYTIILGVLLALIYNWYKSILSPIIFHLGFNISGIVLSKFKTIQIFDNYRIVFLIFSALFLSVMFIPLWRNKTQNKEMTAV